A single Lactuca sativa cultivar Salinas chromosome 8, Lsat_Salinas_v11, whole genome shotgun sequence DNA region contains:
- the LOC111911317 gene encoding basic leucine zipper 61, with translation MAHLPPKVPQNWSENYHHHQKLPSTEHLPPPTTAAATTQVDPSWVDDFLDFSSTKRGSHRRSVSDSAAFLEIPMMGEDNCRRSSAPGSRSGNGGGTATEFDRFDEEQFMSMFIDDENGTGPTVSCSNPSSPSDHNSMNDQQQIEEEESSWKSDTQFNPHAGTIMDNSNDKIFDPKRIKRILANRQSAQRSRVRKLQYISELERSVNSLQAEVSVLSPRVAYLDHQRLVLNVDNSVLKQRIAALSQDKIFKDAHQEALKGEIERLKQMYYQQNMNKKMENGSNATHHHDSPISDHANAQEQLMIN, from the exons ATGGCACACCTGCCTCCAAAAGTGCCACAAAACTGGTCGGaaaactaccaccaccaccaaaaGCTACCGTCTACTGAGCATTTGCCACCACCTACAACCGCTGCGGCCACCACCCAAGTGGATCCGTCATGGGTGGACGATTTCTTGGACTTCTCATCAACCAAACGAGGCTCCCACCGCCGATCCGTCAGTGACTCCGCCGCCTTCCTAGAGATCCCGATGATGGGGGAGGACAATTGCCGGAGATCATCTGCACCAGGGTCAAGAAGCGGCAATGGCGGTGGTACAGCAACGGAATTTGACCGGTTTGATGAGGAACAGTTCATGTCTATGTTTATTGACGATGAAAACGGGACTGGGCCCACAGTTTCATGCTCAAATCCTTCGTCACCATCAGATCATAACAGCATGAATGATCAGCAGCAGATCGAGGAAGAAGAGAGTTCATGGAAATCCGATACACAGTTCAATCCCCATGCAGGAACGATTATGGATAATTCAAACGACAAGATTTTTGATCCCAAAAGGATAAAAAG AATTCTGGCAAATCGGCAATCTGCTCAACGATCAAGGGTGAGGAAATTGCAGTACATATCGGAGCTAGAACGCAGTGTTAACTCTTTACAA GCAGAAGTATCAGTGCTGTCACCAAGGGTAGCATATTTGGACCATCAACGATTGGTTCTAAACGTGGATAACAGTGTTCTAAAACAAAGGATTGCTGCTCTCTCTCAGGACAAGATATTTAAAGATG CTCATCAAGAAGCATTGAAGGGAGAAATAGAGAGGCTTAAGCAGATGTATTACCAACAAAACATGAACAAAAAGATGGAAAATGGATCAAATGCAACCCATCATCATGATTCGCCCATTTCTGATCATGCTAATGCTCAAGAACAACTTATGATTAACTAA